Within Micromonospora narathiwatensis, the genomic segment AGGTGCCGTCGGACAGCCTGTTCCACAGCGCGGTGCTGCCCCACCGCCCGGCGTGCGTGGTGCCGTTGGCCGAGCAGGAGACGGTCACGGTGGCGCCGTCGGCGGCCGAGCCGGCGACCGCGTACCCGGTACCGGGGCCGGTACGCCGGTTGACCGTGCCGCCGCCGTTGGCGTCGATGAGGGCCTGGTTCAGCCCGAGCGCGCCGTGGTTGTAGAGCGCCCCGCCGACGTTCACCTGCGCCGAGCCGTGCAGCGCGTATCCCTGGTAGGTGCCGCCGCCGCCCATCACGACCCACTTGCCGAGGTTGTGCCCGGCGACCGGCACGTAGGCGTTGTTCTGCCGGAGCGCGAAGTGCACGTGCCGGCCGCTGGCCGCGCCGCCGCAGGTCACGTCGGTGCCGGTGTCGCCGAGGTAGGCGCCCTCGCCCACGCTCGCCCCGTTGACGCTGATGTTGTTCCAGAGGTGGTAGTAGTCGGTGGCGTAGCCCCGGTCGTGGATGACCCGGATCCATCCCCGGCACATGGTGTACGCGGTGCCGCCGCGCGCCGCGAGGACCCGCTGGTCGCCACCGGCGAGGTCGATCGAGCTCCACGGCGTGTCGCTGCCCGCCCAGCCGTGCGGGCCACCGGTGAACGACCAGGACTGGCCCAGCCCGTACGGCAGGCGCATGCCGGTGCGGTAGTCGCCGCCGGCGTACGTGGGCGCGACCTCGGTGAAGAGGGCACGCTCGCGCGGCGACACCACGCTGGCCGGGGCGGCCTGGGCGAGATCGGCGAAGCCGGCTTCTCCGTCGAGGGCGACCCGCCAGCCGGCACGTTCGCGGCGGGCGACGAACACCCAGCCCGCCGGGTAGGCGTCCTCCTCGTGCGGGGCGACGATGACGGCGGTCCCGAACGCCCACGTTTGGCCGTCGCGCCGGGTGACGGTGACCCGGGTGTCGTGGGTGCCGGCGGACCGCAGTCCCGCGTCGGCGGCGTTCGCCGCCTGGTCGAGCAGCCGGGCGGTGACCGCGGAGTTGACGCCGCCGGTCGACGGCGCCGCGGCCGCACCCGGCGCGGCGCCGGCAGCGGCGGGGGCGGCGAGGACGATCGCGCTGGCCAGCGCCGCGACGCCGACCCGGCCCCGAGTCTGAGTCCTGAACACACGCACCTCCGGATATGGGTTTGCATCGTTGCAACCGAGGTGCGGGAACAGTACCCGAAGTGATCGATAACTGTCCATGCGTAGCGGGTCGTGCCGGTGGAATCCGCGCGGGTGGGGCAGCTCGCCGGTGACGGCCGATGTGGAGGACGGTGGCCGACCCGTGTCGTTGCTCGACATTCCTGGAACCGCACTGTCACGATCGGCGCCCGATCGGACATGGGGTGAGTGTGAGCTCCGGAACTGACCACGAGGACCGCTTCCGACGCGTCTACGCCAGCAACTTCCAGCCGCTGCTGGCGTACGCCCTGCGGCGCTGCGAGCAGCCCGAGGACGCGGCCGACGTCGTCGCTGAGACGTTCCTCGTCGCGTGGCGCCGCGGCCACGAGATGCCGTCCGACGCCGAGGTCAGGCTGTGGCTGTACGGCGTCGCCCGCCGCGTGCTCGCCAACCACCACCGCACCGGCCTGCGCCGTGAGCGCCTGGGTGAGCGGCTCAGGCAACGGCTGAGGGACATCGCGGCCGCCGACCCTGGCAGCGAGGTACCCGAACGACTCGCCGTCCAGGCCGCGCTGGCCCGGCTGGGTGAGCTGGACCGGGAGGTGCTGACGCTCACCGTCTGGGAGGGCCTGGAGCCGCGCGAGGTGGCCGCGGTCCTTCAGGTGAGCCCGGCCGTGGTCCGGACCCGCCTGTCGCGCGCGCGAGCCAGGCTACGCGATCTCGTCAGTGACGACCTCGCCCCGACCGGACATGTACTCGACGTCCTGACCGCACCCGCCCCCAGGGAGGGCCGATGACCGACGAACACCTCGACCGGCTGGTCCGGGACGCCGACCCGTACCGGCCCGACGTCGTGAGACATCTCGACGGGGCGCGGCACGCCCTGCTGGAGGAGATCATGTCCGTGCCACCCGTCCATTGTCTCCTCGAACCACCGCAACCGCGTCCTCGCGGCATGGTCCGCCGCACCGCCGGCGCACTGGCCGCGGCCGCGGTGCTCACCGGCGTCCTCGCCGTGCCCGCCGTACTTCCCGATCACCAGGATGACCGCCCGGCCGCCCCTGCGGGCACCCCCGTCGTGTACTCGGCCGCAGCGCTCAAGGCCGCCGAGGACAACCCGCGGCTGCTGATCAACCGGCCCGGCTGGAAGGTGGAGACCGTCTACGGGTTCGCCAAGCAGCAGGGCACCATCCGGTTCCGCAACGGCAGGCAGGAACTGGAGATGAACTGGTATCCGGCCGGCGACTACGACGGCTTCCGCGCCGACCGGCTCACCGTCGGCAAGCCGGAGCCGGTGACGATCGACAGCTGGCCGGGTGACCGCTTCACCTACAACGCCGGCGACTTCGCGGTCCTGCTCCGCCCCCGCGACGGTGTCTTCGTCGAACTCCGCACCGGGGGCTACTGGCCCCGGGACATGCTCGACCGGGTACTCACCGACGTCGTACGCGTCGACGCGCGCACCTGGCTGGCCGCGCTTCCGGCGGAGGTCATCACGCCGGACCGGGTGGCCGTGGAGGCGGCCAAGGTGCTCGCCGACATTCCGCTTCCGCCGAGGTTCGACGCCGCCGCCCTCGGCGACATCGGCGCCAACGATCCCTACCATTTCGGCGCCGAGGTGACTGGCCGCGTCGGCTGCGCGTGGATCGCGGAATGGCTACGCGCGAGGCGGACCGGTGACGACGCCGCGCTCCAACGGGCCACCGAGGCGTTGCGCGGCAGCCACCAGTGGCGGGTGCTGCACCAGATGAACGAGAAGGGTGACTGGCCGGAGGTGTTCTGGGAGATCGCCGACGGATTCGTCGCCGGAAGCCCGAAGGCCACGTACGCCCAGGGGTTGGGCTGCGCATAGCCGGGACAAAGCCCGCCGTACGTGCGCAGGAAGGCCACCTCCCGTTTCCGGGAGGTGGCCTTCGACCTGCGTGTGCGCTGATCGGAACTAGAGCGAACGGACCCGTACGTCGCGGAACTCGATCAGGTCGTTGGTGCCGTGGTTCTGCAACCCGACGAACCCGCTGAGGAACTGTCGCAGGTCGGTCGGCGGGTCACCGGCACGGGACGACGCCTTGCCGGGCGTGTTGTCGAACTCGTTGATCACCACGCCGTTGCGGATGATCGTGTAGTGCTGCCCGACCACCCGGACCTCGTAGTCGTTCCACTGGCCCTTCGGGGTCACCCCGGCCTGGTCGAGCCCCTGCGGATCGAAGTTGTAGATCGACCCGGTCTTCTGCGACTCGCCGGTGGGCCCGTCGTAGATCTGGATCTCGTGACCGCAGTAGATCGCCACCCAGGCCTGGGAGGTCCGGGCCGAGCCGACCGTGCCGCAGCTGCCGGCCGGCCGCTGATCCAGCGGGGTCCGCGGATCCGGGAACCGGGTGAAGACCCCGCTGTTGGCGTACGTGGTGCCGGCGGAGACGTCCCGGAACTTCAGCCGCAGCGAGAAGTCGGCGAACTCGTCCTTGGCGTACCAGAGCATGCCGAGCCCGCCCGAGCTGCGGATGGTTCCGTCGCGCTGCAGGGTGAACGACCCGCTGGGCGCCTGCCGCCAGTCGGCGAGCGACGCCGCCGTGCCGTCGAACAGCGACCGGTAGCCGGCGATCTTGCCGATCGGCGACTGGGCGGCGGAGCTGTTCAGTCTGGCGGCCTCCTTGTTGTCGAGCACGCCGGCACCGCGCAGCTCGTTGACCACGCCGGCGACGTGGCTGACGAACTGGCCGTGGTTCGACCAGTTCCGCTCGTCGTCGATCAGGTCGTTGACGGTGCAGCCGCCGCCGACCTCGCGGTTGGCCACGCCGGTGTCGGTGTCCAGCAGCCGTACGGTGTCGCGGCCGTCCGGGGCGGCGCAACCGGTGGTGACGGTGATCGTCGCGGTCGACACCTGGCCGTCCGCGTACGTCACCTTCAGGGTGGCCTGGTAGGTGCCGTAGCCCGGGTAGGTGTGGGTCGGGTTGGCCTCCCGCGACGGCGCGCTGCCGTCACCGAAGTTCCACTCCCACGCCACGCCGCCGGCCCGGGCCGACGAGAACGCGATGCTCCTCGGCTGGCTCGGCGTGGCGGTCCGCCAGGCGGCGTCGCTCGCTCGCGGGGTCGCCTCGCCACCGGTGTACGCGATCCGGATCAGCTTCTGGTTCGCGTGCAGGCTGAAGAAGCCACCGGCGTAGTCCAGCATGTAGAGCGCCCCGTCCGGGCCGAACTTGGCGTCCATCCAGGACTGGAGCTGGTTGCCGCCGGAGCCGGAGCGGATGATCTGGCGCAGGTCCTCGGCGAAGGCCGGCGGGCCCTGCTCGGCGACCTTCGCCGGGTCGACGGTGACCGCGATCCGGTTGTTGGCGTTGGACTCGTCACCGATGAACCACTTGTTGTCCCGTTACGCCGGCCAGGCCACGCCGCTGCCCGTGTCGACCTTCGACCGGTGGTAGGTCGGCCCGTCCATGATGGCCTGGCCGCCCCCCTTCAGGTACGGCTGAGTGAAGGTCTCCTCGCCGACCCGGTACGTGGGCAGTCCGCTGCCGTCGGTCCGCTTCGGGTAGACCGGGCCACCGCCCTGCGGCGAGTACCAGATCATGTTGTCCCGGGCGGGCGGGATGTTGACCAGGCCGGTGTTGCGCGGCGAGGTGTTCTTCAGGTTGTCGCAGTCGTACCAGCCGGTGAGCACGTTCGCGTCGGTGGTGCTGCGGTCCCGGTAGGGCTGCCGGTTGCCCATGCAGTACGGCCAGCCCTGGTTGCCCGCCGAGGTGATGATCGTGGCGGTCTCGTACTTGGCCGGGCCGAGTTCCGGGCTTGGCCCGCCCGCGTCCGGGCCGACCCAGGCGGCGGTCAGCCAGTGGTTGACCGGGTCCCAGGCGATCCGGGCGATGTTCCGCACGCCCATCACGTAGATCTCCGGGCGGGTCTTGCCGCCGCCCTCCTCGCGGCCGGTGAAGAGGTTCCCGTTCGGGACGGTGTAAGTGCCGTCCGGCTCCGGGTGGATTCGCAGGATCTTGCCGTTGAGGTCGTTGGTGTTGCCGGAGGTACGCCGGGCGTCCTGGAACGAGGTGCCCTTCCACTCCTGCGTCCAGTTGTTGCCGGAGTAGCCGTCCGAGCCGCCGGAGGAGTTGCTGTCCCCGGACCCGATGTAGAGGTTGCCGCTCTCGTCGAACGTCATCCCGCCGCCGGCGTGGCAGCAGCTGTGGATCTGGGTGTCCCAGTGCAGCAGGTCCTTGCGGGTGCCCTGGTCGATCGCCTGCTTCACCGGGTCGTAGCTGAACCGGGAGACGGTACGCT encodes:
- a CDS encoding peptidase M23 codes for the protein MFRTQTRGRVGVAALASAIVLAAPAAAGAAPGAAAAPSTGGVNSAVTARLLDQAANAADAGLRSAGTHDTRVTVTRRDGQTWAFGTAVIVAPHEEDAYPAGWVFVARRERAGWRVALDGEAGFADLAQAAPASVVSPRERALFTEVAPTYAGGDYRTGMRLPYGLGQSWSFTGGPHGWAGSDTPWSSIDLAGGDQRVLAARGGTAYTMCRGWIRVIHDRGYATDYYHLWNNISVNGASVGEGAYLGDTGTDVTCGGAASGRHVHFALRQNNAYVPVAGHNLGKWVVMGGGGTYQGYALHGSAQVNVGGALYNHGALGLNQALIDANGGGTVNRRTGPGTGYAVAGSAADGATVTVSCSANGTTHAGRWGSTALWNRLSDGTWASDAFMWTGSAGPINGWC
- a CDS encoding RNA polymerase sigma factor translates to MSSGTDHEDRFRRVYASNFQPLLAYALRRCEQPEDAADVVAETFLVAWRRGHEMPSDAEVRLWLYGVARRVLANHHRTGLRRERLGERLRQRLRDIAAADPGSEVPERLAVQAALARLGELDREVLTLTVWEGLEPREVAAVLQVSPAVVRTRLSRARARLRDLVSDDLAPTGHVLDVLTAPAPREGR
- a CDS encoding family 16 glycoside hydrolase translates to MDAKFGPDGALYMLDYAGGFFSLHANQKLIRIAYTGGEATPRASDAAWRTATPSQPRSIAFSSARAGGVAWEWNFGDGSAPSREANPTHTYPGYGTYQATLKVTYADGQVSTATITVTTGCAAPDGRDTVRLLDTDTGVANREVGGGCTVNDLIDDERNWSNHGQFVSHVAGVVNELRGAGVLDNKEAARLNSSAAQSPIGKIAGYRSLFDGTAASLADWRQAPSGSFTLQRDGTIRSSGGLGMLWYAKDEFADFSLRLKFRDVSAGTTYANSGVFTRFPDPRTPLDQRPAGSCGTVGSARTSQAWVAIYCGHEIQIYDGPTGESQKTGSIYNFDPQGLDQAGVTPKGQWNDYEVRVVGQHYTIIRNGVVINEFDNTPGKASSRAGDPPTDLRQFLSGFVGLQNHGTNDLIEFRDVRVRSL